In the Drosophila teissieri strain GT53w chromosome 3R, Prin_Dtei_1.1, whole genome shotgun sequence genome, aaatatcaaaacattttttaccgctttgggcggtttgtgggcgttagagtggtcgtgacaagatttttggcaaatcgagagatatttacaagatttacaaaaaaaagaaaaaatatcaaaacatttttcaaaactgtgggtgTGAcagtatgggcgtggcaacatgggccaacaaacttgcgctgcgtctatgtctttggagtctgcatgcttaatctcaactttctagcttttctagtttctgagatctcgacgttcatatggacagacagacggacatggctagatcgactcggctattgatcctgatcaagaatatatatactttatatggtcggaaacgcttccttctgcctgtttctacttttcaacgaatctagtatacccttttactctacgagtaacgggtataaatatggtCAAATGTTcctaattaataaaatatatgaatgtatgtacataaatactTCATTGGGTCGGAAACGATTCCTTCCAAAGATTCCTTGAAAGATACCTTTCatcgaatctagtatactctgTTACTCTATGGGTAACGAGTATAAATAGGTGTCCGAACTGAATTAATCTTTTTGAAGACGAAAGAAGAAATACTAGAAACACGAATATTAATGAGTGGTGTGGTATGGTACACCAGTGCAAATTAAACCTAATTTCAACCTGCGAGTCATAGATTACAAAATATAGTAAAAAGCACAAGTCGGGTAATAAATAGTTGCTTTGATTTGTAATAATAGAAGAAGAACGCGATGCTACTAATTTCCAATGATCAACGAACAAAAATGAGATACAAATTATgtataacaaatttttgtaaactgtctgttttaaaaaaaataggctcaaataaataatatatataaaataaatgttagttAACTAttttctaaaacaaaaattcaaatttatcaAAGTACACACACAATTATAAGGTCGACTTTATTATGACTTATCCTAGGAGCTTAAGGTAAAAACTGCATGCTGGGAATAAAAGTCAATGCCTTGGAAGTGGCGCTTTTGGGATTCCCCAGATCTTTGGCGATTCCCTGGACGCGGGCCACCACGTCACTGCGCTGGATATCGCCCCGGTCCAGCATCCGTTTAAAGAGAGTATGCAATTGCCTGGCCGCAGAAACCTGGGACAACGCGTGCAGCTCCACCAGCAGATCCTCGGAATATCCCTCATACTTGCTCAGACTCGCCGCCTTGGCATCGCGCTTTAGCAGATCGTAAACCAGCAGGAAATCCACATAGGGCTTTGTGGGGGGAACCCTCTTTTTGCCAGCTATCGAGGCGGTACTCCATCGATCCATCGCAGACTCAGAACCAAAAGCTGCCCTTCCGTAATTATCGTCGTAGAGGCGCAAAAAGTTATCCAGCGACTCCACATCGTTGGTAAAGTCGTAGCGCTCGTTTTGAATATCACGGATCAAAGACAAAGGCAGGTTATCAAAGTCCTCATCATCTCCGATTTCTGCAAATAGATCGTTGCCCTCAAGCGACTTTTCCGGCGGGGCGGCTGGTGCGAAAATTGCCGGACGGTGCGGCAAAGTGGGTGGGGATGTGGGTCTCTCGGTAGTGGAAGTTCGATGCGGGGTCTCCCACCAACTTGGCGGTTGCCACCAGCCCATGCCACCAGATCCAGACACACCTGCTCCAATCGGTCGCCTTGTGGTAGTAGTTCTCATCCTCGTGGGCAACGGTG is a window encoding:
- the LOC122622225 gene encoding uncharacterized protein LOC122622225 — protein: MRSGLTLRPMLVVLLVGHLMAPVAPANLLTSYLPASMQALAYYIDLLQYEPLSSTTVEPPFSADDEGVISTTASPRPSTPLPTRMRTTTTRRPIGAGVSGSGGMGWWQPPSWWETPHRTSTTERPTSPPTLPHRPAIFAPAAPPEKSLEGNDLFAEIGDDEDFDNLPLSLIRDIQNERYDFTNDVESLDNFLRLYDDNYGRAAFGSESAMDRWSTASIAGKKRVPPTKPYVDFLLVYDLLKRDAKAASLSKYEGYSEDLLVELHALSQVSAARQLHTLFKRMLDRGDIQRSDVVARVQGIAKDLGNPKSATSKALTFIPSMQFLP